CAGGTCACCTGATACAATAACATTATTATTAGCTGTGTTTATATCCAGTAATATGTCTGATGTCACCTGCACATAGATCTCTCTCTGTACATCAGTCACAATATCAGCTAAACCTCTGTATAAGGTCACTGAGATCAGACCCTCATCTAAATCCCCCCCAGCAGGGACCTGTTTATCACCTCTCTGTGTGACCTCATTATCTCCCTTCTCAGCACCACAAaagtcatctctgtgtgattcctgttcttgtaggacagttaatgggtcagtcatgttgcacagctcctcaatgtgactcatcttcctggtcagctcgtccttctctttttccagctgctggatcacatcagagattgtgagtaaaacctgctcctgctgccgggtgatgtcactcaggactcgcttctctaggtcttccagctgtttcctgatgtccctaatcagggcagtgagtcgctctgttacaccagctgctttctcttgcacccctctcctgtgctcctGCAGACTCTGGGCTCTTTTCTCAGtcttctctctctttgtggtcagtttctgcagaacatctctcagtttctctttcttcttctcagaagcctcattcagcagctccacctggtgtcccctgtgctctccggccagggagcaggacacacagatacaggcagcatcctcagtgcagtaatattccAGCAGCTTCTTGTGTTtgtagcattttctgttaccccaggaagtggtgGGTTCAGTTAAGACGTGTTCCTCAGACTTGCTGTGTACCCTCAGGTGGGTGTCACACAGAGAAGCCTCACACAGCAGACATGATTTAGCAGCAGGTACAGGAGAGTGAACACAGTAAGTGCAGAAGACCCCAGTGTCTATTTGCTCTGGCTGAGTAATCTGTAAATGCTTCATTACATTACACAGCGCTATGTTCCTCTGCAGCTCAGGTCGGTTACTGAATCCCTTTCTGCACTCAGGACAGGTATAAAGCCCAGACCCCTCCTGGGTACCCAGCACACTCTCAATACAGCCCAGGCAGAAGTTATGGCCACAGCTGAGAGTTACAGGATCTGTATAAATGCTCAGGCAGATGGGGCAGGTTAGCTCCTCTCTCAGATCAGCAGTCGCCATTCTTGAATTCAGCAGCAGGAAACGAAACTTACATTATCTTCCTATTCAGCACAAGGGCGTGGCAGTTACGTAACTGTGTGCTCTGCCTGTTAACTCTTTATGTCCCAGACTGTAGTGACCAGGGCAGGTTTGTAAACTCTGATAAATGTTCTGTAGTGCTCTGTAATTTGTGTATCTGATGACATCACATGAAATATTAGGAGTACAACTTTGTTTATGTATTTTACCCACTAGCAAGGGTTAAATGCAATTTAAAAGAAAGGAATTTGTTTCACAATAAGTtgctaaaacatatttttttttatactagaACGTTCTTTCAATTCTGATGACACTTAATGTGATTTAATGCAAATTGTTTTCACATCACTAATAATTTCATGACTTGCAATAAAcagattgttatatttatatttcttaaaggtacaaacacgtaattacaaagataaatgaAATTTGATTATCATATTATTAATTGCTCAAATTTCATAGGTTAACCCCTTTAATTTGCAGGATGACAACATATCATTATGTGTATTGCTGTCTGTGTGCGTATGGTGTCCCATTGTGTCATTAAGGGGGGATCACTAATATGACGCAGTTGTCTGTGATCCGCACACTACAGACTGATTggtgctggtatagggggtagtgCTCCGAAGGCTACACGGTAGTGCCAGTGACATCACACACATTCGCATGGTGACATCACAGTAGGGTCAGAACCAGGGAGTGACTGGTAGTGAATTCAGCTGGATGGGGGGAGGGTGGTCAAACCCATCAATCTCAGCTTCTTTACTAGCCAAAGATCACAAAGGtcccttatttgaaagagaatcacTTTTCACAagaccccaaatattttttttaaaagtaaaaagcaCAACACATGTAGTTTTGTTAAGGAATGTGTCTTTATGTGCtcacaaaaatatatctgttttgtCTAGAGACCCAAAGTAAAGTTTATttctaaagaaaaataacaatGGCACTACATAATTTATTTTCAGAACTTTCAATATTTTCTAAAATAATTTGTTATATGCCTATTATGTATCTAAAGTGCTATGtatcaaaacaaaaaatgatatcTATGTTAGTAGGTAAAGTCTACTACAAAGGATACTTATATACAGCACTCTGAGTTCTGCAATATcagaaaatatacttaaagggacagtcaacaccagaaatgttgttgtttaaaaagatagataatacctttattacccattccccagttttgcataacaaaacacagttattataatacacgttttatctttgtaaattaccttgtatctaagaatctgcagactgcccccttatttcagttcatttgacagacttgcattttagccaatcagtgctcacacctCGGTAAATTAACGTgcgttagctcaatgttatctatgtgaaacacatgaactaatgccctctagtggtgaacaactgtcaaaatgctttcatgttagaggtggccttcaaggtctaagaaattagcatatgaaccttttaggtttagctttcaactaagaataccaagaaaacaaagcaaaattggtgataaaaagtaaattggaaagttgtttaaaattacatgccctatttgaatcatgaaagtttttttggacttgactgtccctttaaataaatgtgttcATCTTCAATGTgaagtgtttggtgcaacttttaaacCAAATGTATTAATACTTAAAGGACCAATGAGCACAGCACaaaatacaaaactaaaataaatatacagccacatagaggattaagtttataatgtatatgagcattcaacATAAAAACTTAGTAAAATgattataaaacttacttttctcctgtctgttttaccaattgttctgaggcttgtcccacgcctagaggaggatgggctcactgcgagtgacaaattttatcttccaatccaagatgagcctatttgcatttttcccccattgtgtgtgcatgtgagtgtgcacgtgacccATTGCACGTGCACGTGACCCCCCCTTGCACGTGCACGTGACTCCCCCTTGCACGTGCACGTGACTCCCCCTCAGACGTGCACcattgtctttataaattacaagcaggcacagcatgaaaggaagcagctctgctgaatagcatttagAGCAGGAGCTGTTCCCTTTCATGTCAGTTGGATTGGTGCCACATTATAGTGCTTCCCTGTCTAATATATTTTAGTGCACCCACATAATTGTagcatatttattttgctccccttgcatgaacattttcactattaaaaaataatttaatttatttaaaaaaattataatgttcccattttatagtaagtctgtgtaattttgcacttacaattacttattttataattatcatccatatttttaaattataggctacccatgctacatatctatttgtaaatgtatattttatattgtgttcCATTGATCCTCTGCAGGCAataatggaatttatattttttataccttagaaagcaccctacttgcttttataattagcaatttatttttactttataggctaaccctgctacttctctttttaacatttatttttcataaagtctttCACTGATACTCTGCAGGAAATTTGGATCTTGAAATACGAGAAATTTTACTTATCGTACCTACAAAAACACTCTAgtctctttttaaggctaaccctgctatatacatttgtacttttcttttgtatattacaatcctttgttacacagcatgtcattttgcaccattagaaagatgatgttagaaagcaccctacttgcttttataatttataatgttgatttttttaaggctaaccctgttgcatatctgtatgtaaaaaaaataattagaactcaatttcatggagatattttccatttgttatttccacctttacatgtaaggtatttttatctgtgcaaaatccttTACAAGCACCCTACTGCCTTTGCAAAGCTAAACCTTCCCCAGGCAAAgtcttacatgcaaagggggtaaataataaacgcaAAATCTCTGCATGCAATTGCGGTCTTCTAATTGTAAACATACagctatgcaacagggttagcataaaagaaTAGATCGAAAATACAAAAAGCTACGAAATGTATTTATCTATCCTTTATGCCTTTtattggctaaccctgctacatacatttttacttttcttttgtatattacaatcctttgttacccagcatgtcatttTGTACCATTAAAAAGATgatgttagaaagcaccctacttgcttttataatttataatgttgattttttaaaggctaaccctgttgcatatctgtatgtaaaaaaataattagaactcaatttcatggagatattttccatttgttatttccacctttgcatgtaaggtatttttatCAGTGCAAAATCCTTTACAAGCACCCTACTGCCTTTGCAAAGCTAAACCTTCCCCAGGCAAAGTCTTACATGCAAAGGGGGAAAATAATAAACGTATGTCCTGTGAATGAGTTACAAGAGAGAGACATATATGTTGGTTATCACCAAGTAGAGTGTTATGGTTTTGCTGAGGACGTGTGTACTTTAGAAAtagaatgtttgtaatttattcaaTAAACTATATTT
The nucleotide sequence above comes from Bombina bombina isolate aBomBom1 chromosome 7, aBomBom1.pri, whole genome shotgun sequence. Encoded proteins:
- the LOC128667168 gene encoding E3 ubiquitin/ISG15 ligase TRIM25-like, yielding MATADLREELTCPICLSIYTDPVTLSCGHNFCLGCIESVLGTQEGSGLYTCPECRKGFSNRPELQRNIALCNVMKHLQITQPEQIDTGVFCTYCVHSPVPAAKSCLLCEASLCDTHLRVHSKSEEHVLTEPTTSWGNRKCYKHKKLLEYYCTEDAACICVSCSLAGEHRGHQVELLNEASEKKKEKLRDVLQKLTTKREKTEKRAQSLQEHRRGVQEKAAGVTERLTALIRDIRKQLEDLEKRVLSDITRQQEQVLLTISDVIQQLEKEKDELTRKMSHIEELCNMTDPLTVLQEQESHRDDFCGAEKGDNEVTQRGDKQVPAGGDLDEGLISVTLYRGLADIVTDVQREIYVQVTSDILLDINTANNNVIVSGDLKTASCSVINQQRPETPERFTDYAQVLSTRSFSSGRHSWEVQISISGGWSVGVCYTSMERGGRQSVIGDNNKSWCLWGYNKDLYMTHNTIETSLHPPLSCDTVRILLDYEAGRLTFYELCDPIRHLHTVTVTFTEPLHAAFCVWDDACVRILH